Within the Bacteroidia bacterium genome, the region TTTGATGTAACCATGGTGAAGGACTGGCAATTGCGGGATACCCTATTGTCCGTTTCGCCGGGAAAAGTCTGGGGATTTAATCTTACCATTATTTCTGACCTGAGGATTCACCAGTTTGCAACCCTGCGTTTTATCCCTACTCTTTCATTTCAGGACCGGAACTTATTCTTTACCATTGAAGTAGACCAGAATGGAAGTCCTGTAGTAACGGAATTCAAAAAGAACATTGAATCCACGCGGATCGAATTTCCGCTAAATCTTAAAATACGCTCTTCCCGTCTCAACAATATTTCAGCGTATATAGTGGGTGGCGGCAAATACGGATTTGATCTTGCCTCACAGGAGGATGTTAAAAATTCTACAAATCCAAAAGATGTGATTATCAAACTGCGCCGGCACGACTGGGCACTGGAAGCGGGCTTCGGGATTGATTATTATTTCCCTTATTTCAAATTCTCCACAGAGATCAAAGGCGCCTGGGGATTACGCGACCTGCTTGTACATGAAGGTGACGCATTTTCGTCCGCTATTGAAAAGTTAAACTCCCGGCTGCTGCTGCTGAGTTTACATTTTGAAGGATAATTTCAGGATTTTCTCCGCATCCATTTCCAGGTGTAGGTAGCACCTGCAGCACCTGCCACCGGAGCGATCAAATAGATCCAGAGAGAAGATATATTGCCTGAGATCAGTGCGGGGGCCAGACTGCGTACCGGATTCATAGAGGCGCCGCAGATAGGACCGGCAAACATCGCTTCCAAACCTACCATTGCTCCAATTGCAATACCTGCCAACACACCTGTCTCCTTTGATCCCTGTGAAACATTCAGGATCACAATCATCAGAAAATACGTAAGTATGAATTCCAAAATAAAGGACTGCATATCCGTACCCGCCGGAAGTGTAGCGCCAAGGTTATCAGTTGCGGGAAAAAGGAGACTCAGAACAGCAGATGCAGACAAAGCCCCTGCAGTTTGTGAAAGAATATAAGATAGAACTTGTCCCGGCCTGAAAAGTCCGGCCAATGAAAAGGCGATGGTAACGGCAGGGTTCAAATGTGCACCCGATATTTCTCCGAACGCATAGATCATTGCCAGAACGATCAGTCCGAACGTAACTGCAATCCCAATATGTCCGATTGCGCCACCCGTTTGCTCATTAATCACAATGGCTCCGGTACCGCAAAATACCAAACCAAAGGTGCCAATAAATTCAGCAAGAGCAGCCCTGATATCCTGCGTAAGTACCATTTAAGTAAAATCGTATATTATCAACAACATTCGCCGCCTGGCTTGCAGCAGGATTCTTTTTTTCCAAAAACCGTGATACTGAATATACCCAAACCCGAGCTTCTCCACTCCTCCATTCCCCTTTCATTAAGATACTGCCGGAGTATGTTTTCAGGTATATCAATCGCTTTTTCCTTTTGCAGACTTACGGAAGTAAATCCGGCTTCGCTGATCATCCGGAGGTAATCCGGCTTCTGAATTGCTCCGGCAACACATCCCGCGTACATTTCCGCCTCGTTTTTCAGAGCTTCCGGAAGTTCTCCAACCAATACCACATCGGAAATACTAAAATGTCCTCCCGGTTTTAATACGCGAAATATTTCATTAAAAACCTTTCTTTTTTCCGGCACAAGATTCAACACACAGTTACTGATAACCACATCTGCCACTCCTGAGGTTACAGGCATTTTTTCAATGTCACCCTGACGGAATTCCACATTATGAAAACCCAGCTTTTCAGCGTTCATCCTGGCCTTACCGATCATCGCTTCCGTGAAGTCTATTCCAATTACATTGCCCTCCGCACCGCACTCATGCCGGGCCACAAAACAATCGTTACCGGCGCCGCTTCCCAAATCAATTACAACATCGCCGTGTTTTATCTGAGCGAATTGCGTGGGTAAGCCACAACCCAGACCCAAATCAGCTTCCGGATTGTATCCCTTCAGTTTTTCATAATCATCCGCCATGATGTTATAAACACTGTCGCAACAGGCAGTAGCACCGCAGCAAGAACTACTATTCGTTTCCTTATCCTGCAGCGCTATCCGGCTGTACTTCTCCTTTACCATTTGTTTAATCTGATCATTGGTCTCCATAAAAGTGTTTTATCGTAATTTACCGATTCTGTCTAAATTTTCAGGAACAGCATTTGTCCTTACTTACACCTGCTTCGAAAAAGCCTTGCAGGTGTTTCCCCGCTGCTTCCCACTCTGTTCCGTCTATGCAATAGCATACTTTAACTCCTTCAATATCGCCCTTGATGAGTCCAGCTTCTTTAAGTTCTTTCAAATGCTGTGATACTGTACTCTGGGAAAGTGGTAATTCATCTACAATATCTCCGCATACACAATGTTGCTTTTTAATAAGTAACTGTAAGATGGCAACCCGTGCCGGATGTGCCAGTGCTTTCGCATACCTCGCGATCCGGTTATCCCTGACTGTAAACTCATCCGCCTTTGAAGTTCCCATTGCTATAAATATATATCGCAATATTACGATATATATAGGACTTCGCAAAATAAAAACCGTATTTTTTTCTTCATCCCCGGTTCAATTGAATCTAAGGCAATGGAAATCAGCCTTTACCCTTGCTCTGTGTGTTCCAGAAAAATCGTTTCATCAGCGAAACAATTGTAGTAGCAAGCAGCGCTCCGCCGGTTGCCAGCGCCATGTCCTTCTGAGCATCCCAAATATCTCCCTGGGTTCCGAGATAGGCCATTCCCTGTTCCGGAAAAAAAACATCTGCAACAGCCCATTCGATCAGCTCATAAATACCACTTACAGAAAGAGTAATCTCAATCGGAAGGGTCCAGGCTACCCAGGATGGAAATTTTAACCATGTGAGAAAAAGCTCACGCAAGGGGTAGGCCAGCAGGAACCCGAAACTGAAGTGGATAATACGGTCGTAATGGTTTCGCTCCAAACCCATCTGATCTTTGAGCCAATAGCCCAAAGGATTTTCAGCATACGTATATTTTGAGCCATAAACATGCCCGGCAAGATAGATACAGAACAAGAGATAGGATAAATCACTGAACTGGTATCTCCGGTAGGTTAGAATGAGAAATCCTGCAAACAGGATCACAAGGGTATTCTCGAGTATCCAGTTCGCATAATCGCTGGTTCCGGCCAGCGTGGAAATCCAAATCGCAAGGAAAGCCCCTGCAGAGAGCAGCATCGTTGGATTTTTGAGAAAAGGAGTACGGGTGGATGAAATGGCTACAGTGAACATGATCAAGAGTATGCGGTAAAGATATGGAATTCGTTACTTTCGCTCTATGCTTACTCTGGATCTCAGGGTTTTGCCCGGAGAACATGAAAATGAAGAACTGCTGCTGAGACTGGCCTGTGCTGCCGCCGGTGTTAAGTCGACCGGTTACCGTATCCGAGTCATCAAACGCTCCCTCGATGCCCGTAGCCGTACCCCGAGGTACCAGATCAGGGTGGAGATCTATTCCCCGGGGGAGCCGCTTCCCGTATCCATCTTTCTTCCCCTACAGGATGTACACGGAAAAGAACCGGTTATAATAATCGGAAGCGGGCCGGCGGGACTCTTTGCCGCACTAACCCTTGCCCGTAACGGCCGGAAACCAGTGATTCTGGAACGCGGAAAAACTGTACGTGACCGACGACGAAGCCTGGTTGAAATAACACGTAACCACACGGTAGATCCCGACTCAAATTACTGTTTTGGGGAAGGAGGCGCAGGTACCTATTCAGACGGAAAACTCTATACACGTTCTGTGAAGCGCGGTTCTGTTCAGAACATTTTGGAAGATCTGGTGCATTTCGGGGCAAATGGAAACATTCTCAGCGATGCACATCCGCATATCGGAACAGATAAGTTACCCGAAATCATTGAAAATATACGCGTGGGTCTCACCACTGCAGGTGCGGAATATCATTTCGGTACACGCGTCAATGATTTCCTTCTCCGTGATGGAAAAATCCGTGGCGTGCGGTGCCTGAATGGTAAAGAATTTACGGCCTCTGAAGTGATTCTTGCCACAGGTCATTCCGCCAGAGATATTTTTGAACTCGTACATGAAAAAGGGCTGACCGTGGAGGCTAAACCGTTCGCGCTTGGTGTGCGGGTAGAACATCCACAGGAAATGATTGACCAGATGCAATACCATTGCGATACCAGGGGACCCTATTTGCCTCCTGCCTCCTACTCACTGGTTGCACAGTCAGAGCACAGGGGTGTTTTTTCATTTTGCATGTGTCCGGGTGGAATCATCGCCCCCTGCGCAACTTCGCCGGGCGAGATCGTAACCAACGGGTGGTCACCTTCCGGAAGAAATAACCCGTTTGCCAATTCAGGTATTGTGGTTGAGATCCGGGAACAGGACTTTGGAAAAGCTCATCCGCTTGCAGCCATGATTTTTCAAAAAAACATAGAGCAAAAAGCCTGGGATGCGGGAGGAAGGTCACAGGCGGCCCCTGCTCAAAAGCTCATGGACTTCCTTTCAGGAAAAATTTCTGCCAGCCTTCCCAAAACATCGTATACCCCCGGCGTCAATTCCACGGACCTGGCAGCTATATTACCTCCGTTTGTTACGAAAGCTTTACGTAACGGGTTCAGGGAATTCGGAAAAAAATGGAAAGGTTACCTTACGAATGAGGCTGTGCTGCATGCCGTAGAATCGCGAACATCTTCTCCTGTGCGTATTCCCCGCAATCCCGATACTCTGCAACATCCGCAGGCAGAAGGCCTTTATCCCTGCGGAGAAGGGGCCGGATACGCCGGAGGCATCATTTCTGCCGCCATGGACGGAGTTCGCGTTGCTGGATGTATTCTCAGGAAATAAAATTTCCTACCCAGCAATCCTTCGCCTTTACTTCCCAGGCATTATGAATAGCTCCAAGTCTCTCTATGAGATTGTTGAAAACGATTGTGTCCGGTTTCACCTCACCATTGCCTAAATCAGAGAGAGAAACAGAAGCTATTGCATCTCCCTTTCGAAAATAAACCAGACTGCGGTCCAGAAGATCAAGCCCCATTTTATCAGAAACTGCCTTTATAAAACGAATGGAGTCATCTATTCCGCAACCACTTGCCGGTGCGGTCTGCTCATCTACTGCCAGTATAACGAAACGTTCATGCCGCACTTCCAGCGCAGCATCCATAGACATTTTGTGGGAAGTCCATTCCTTCAGAAAAGGCAAAGAAACTTCATTGATAAAACGGATCTCTCCGTCTGTAAGCGGGCGTGGGCTTTGATAGATCCATATACGGGCGTGGGCTGGCAGCGACTGAAGTGACATAGGTAAGACAGGTAAATAAAGAGGTAAAGCTAAAAAAGAGACAATCAAAAGTTCTCAGGCAGGGTGATCGGGGGAAATAATCTCTGCAATATCAAGCACCCGGGTCGTTCCTTCCTTATTAAAATGTTTCACACCATCGGTTATCATAGTCATACAGAACGGGCACCCAACAGCGATTACATCCGGCTGATGGGAAAGTGCCTCTTCGCTGCGTTCAATATTCACCTCCTTGCTTCCCTTCTCTGCTTCCTTAAACATTTGTGCACCGCCTGCGCCGCAGCAGAATCCTTTTTCCTTTGAACGTTTCATTTCTTCCAGGTCTGCATCCAGTCGCTTCAGCACTTCTCTCGGAGCCTCATACACTTCATTGGCTCTGCCCAGGTAACAGGGATCATGATAGACGATCTTCTTTCCCTTGAATGCACCACCCTCGGCCTTCAGCCTTCCGTCATCCAGCAATTGCTGAACCAGCTGTGTGTGATGAAGTACCTCATAAACGCCACCCAGTTCAGGGTATTCATTCTTCAGTGTGTTAAAGCAATGCGGGCAGCCGGTAACAATCTTCTTTACCCCATAGGCGTTCATTGTCTGAATGTTCGCCATGGCCTGCATCTGAAACAGGAATTCATTGCCCGCCCGTTTTGCCGGATCGCCTGTACATCCTTCCTCAGAACCTAAAATCGCAAATTTAATCTGGCAATGCTCTAATATCCGGGCAATGGCCCGGGTGATCTTTTTTGCGCGTTCATCAAAACTCCCTGAGCATCCCACCCAAAAGAGAATTTCGGGAGTTTCTCCGGAGGCTACGAATTCAGCATATGTACGCACATTCATGGGACGAATTTAATATTCTTTGTTCATTCCTTATTTTCAAAAACCTGGATCGTTACTTCCTTCTCTACCAGCCCGGTAAACTTTCCTGTGAAGCGTGTTGCCCTCACTATGTGATTATCAATCCAGTGATAATTCCCTCCCCGGGGTTTCCCCATCAGCAATCCGTGAAACTTAAATCCGCATTTGTTCAGCCAGCGCTCAGTAACCTCCCTGTGCTCTTCTGTGCGGGAGGTAAAAAAGGTAATTATATGTCCTTCTTCATGCCATCTGTTGCATTGCTCCAGTGCATCCGGATAATGTGCGGCCTCCCCCATTCGCCAGGGCTCCTCATTGGGAATATCATCTCCCACCGTGCCATCAATATCAATCAGAAAATTCTTTACATGCGCAGGCAGCGTGGGAGATATCTTCTTGCCGTTTTCAAATTTTTCAAACAACTTCATCTGTGCCTGTGCTATTTCAATCGTCTTTTATTCAGTATTCTTCCAGTTACCGCGGTCAGCCTGTGCAAATTGCCATGGTGCACCGTTATTCTCAATGTTTGTAAACATCATATTCAGTTCCTGCGGAGCAGCACTTTGCTCCATCACCAGGAACCTGCGCATTTCGACAATAATTCCAAGCGGGTCAATCGTTACAGGACACTCCTGCGTACAGGCATTGCAGGAAGTACAGGCCCATAACTCTTCGGGAGTGATATAATCATGAAGCAGACTTTTCCCATCATCTGTAAATTTTCCGTTCTTATCTACATTCTTTCCTACTTCCTCCAGCCGGTCGCGCGTGCTCATCATGATCTTCCGGGGAGATAGCATTTTACCGGTAAGATTGGCCGGACATGCTGATGTACACCTTCCGCACTCGGTGCAGCTGTAGGCATCCATCAGTTGCTTCCAGCTAAGATCCATTACATCCTTCGCTCCGAACCGACCGGCGGCCTGAGGGTCTGCAGGAGGTGGCGTAAAGGACGGATCCAATATGGCTCTAACTTCGTTCGTTACATTAACCGGGTTTGTAAACTTCCCTTTTGGATGCAGGCTGGAATAGAAAACGTTTGGAAAAGAGATAACAATATGCAGATGCTTGGAAATAACAATATAGTTAAGGAAAAAGAGGATGCCCACCATGTGAATCCACCATCCACTTCGCTCTACAATGATCAGGGACTGCTCTGAAAAGCCCGAAAGCAGCGGAGCCAGTAAGCCACTCAGTGGCAGATTCCCGGTATCAACACTGTAATGCGGGTTGCCCATCAGGTACAAGCTCCGGTCGGCCGCATTCATAAAGTAATAAGCGGTCATTAATACAATTTCGGTACAAAGGATCAGATTCGCATCCGTTCTTGGCCAGCCGTCCAGTTCCTTCATAGTGAACCGGTGAATACGTCCCAGGTTTCTGCGTACCAGAAAGAGGATACATCCCAGCGTTACCAAACCGGCCAGTATTTCGAAAAATGACAGCATAAAAGGGTACATTCCTCCAAGAACGGAAAGAAAGCGGTGCGAACCGGTGGCACCATCCACTATCATTTCCACTACTTCAACGTTGATGAGAATAAATCCGGCGTAAACAAAAAAATGTAACAAGGCCGGGAGGGGACGGGAAAACATTTTTTTCTGTCCCATCGCAACTAAAAACATCAAATTCCATCGCGCACCCATCCGGTCACTGCGATCCGCAGGCTTACCCAGCCGGATATTTCTTGCGATCTTTCCTGCATTACGCCAGAAAAGAATAACTGCTCCAAGAAAAAGAATAATAAAAACCGCATTGGTTATTCCCATGCGGCAAATGTAACAAAATCAGAGGGTAGTCAGGAAGGGAATTATTAACGAGGAACCGGTTAATTTTTCTTTTTCTTTGCCTTACGTTTTTTTCCGAACACACTGAAGTAATCGCCCGGGTGCTTTTGCATATCTTCCAGGAGACGATTCAGGCTAACAGAGGCGGAATCCAGGTCATTATACAGTTTTTTATCATGCAGCAACATACCAAGGCTTCCTTCGCCTTTGTTCACCTTTTCAAGCAGCTTAGATGTTTCCTCCAGGGTTTTATTTGTGTTATTAATGGTTCCGATCAGGTTAGACTTCGCGATCGAATCCGATATATTGCTCAGGTTGTTCATTGCCTTGGTAATCTGGTCGTCATTTTTTGATATGGTGGAGGTAATATTCTCGACTTTGGAAAGGATCATGGAAAGCTTAGACCGTTCCGACTCCACCATGTCATCTATTTTAATAGCCGTTTTTTCAAATGTTGCCAGTGCCTTTTTTATCGATTCAAAACTGGAGGTTAGACTGGCACGCGCATCCTGATTAAGAATGGCCTGCACGATGAGCATAATAGAATCGATAGAAGAAATCAAACCTTCTGCCTTTTTCTTTAGGGGTAAAATCTGTTCGTTCACCTGTTCCCCCAGTCCCTTTTCGATTGTTCCGGCAAGCGTATCCCCGTTCACCACATTCCGTGCACCCTTTCTCATGACAATATTAATCGCCTTGGATCCAAGAATATCTGAACTGATAATTTCCGCTGATGCACTATCCTGAATAGGAAAGTCAGTCTCTGTAATCACGAATTTAACAACCAATTTGCCGCTGTGGTCCGGATGAAGGTACACGTCACGAACCATTCCGATCTGATACCCGTTCAGCAGAACGGGGTTACTTCCCATGAGGCCGTTGACATTGGAATAAACTGAGTAAAGTTCAATCTCATTGGAAAACAAATTACGGCCTTTCAGCAGATTAAATCCCCAAATACCCAATCCGATGGTGATGGTTACCAGGATGCCGGTTTTCAGTTCCTTGCTTATCTTCATGGAAGGGGTAAAGTTAGTCTTTTATCAATTTCACAGCTTCTCCGTACGGGATCTTCATTCCATCCTTGTAAGCGACCAGAAATGCGTCCTTAAATCCCAGGTCCTTCAGTTCCTTCTGCCGTTTAACAGCATCCTCAGGTTTAATGAATTCTCCCGACATATATTTCCAAATACCTTTCTCCTCTACGCCCGACCATTCCTTCACTCCTTTCAGTTTTGGTGCATCATCAGGCAGTTTAGTAGCGGATGTATGGAACTGGACTTTGAAGATCACGTTTGGTTTGACCTGTGGAGCGGGTTCCACGGGGCGCACGGTATCTTTCTTAACCACCAGGGTGTCTACCGGGGGATTCTTGAGTACGCTGTCCGGCTTCACATCGGGCTTTATGACCGGGATATACGCCTTCATTTTCTCCGGCTCATCGTTGTATGTCACTTGCCTTCCTTCGATTTCATCTTTATATTCGCGTAAAGCTCTGAAGATACTGGTGGCCATATAGGTCTGACCTTCCTCCGATCCGAGGAAGTCGTGTTCCACTCCATTGGTAAGATACCCGGATTCAATCAGCACCGAAGGCATTGCCGTTTTCCAGAGAACGAGAAAACCGGCCTGTTTTACTCCTTTGTCGTGTCTGCCGGCAAGTGTTTTAAATTGTTTCTGGGCTTTTGCCGCAAAACTGAGCGAATTTTCCAGATAGGCGTTCTGCGTGAGGTTCATCAGAATGTACCCTTCATCAGAATCCGGATCAAACCCGTCATATTTCTTTTTATAATCATCTTCAAGAAGGATTGCCGCATTCTCTCTTTTTGCAACATCGAGGTTTGCATTGGTTTTATGCAATCCCATAACATAAGTTTCAGCACCGTGCACTTCCTGCTTGCAGATATCTTTCTTTGTCTTCTTATCGCGCACACAGGCTGAATTGCAATGAATACAAATAAAAAGATCGGCTTTTGCCTTATTAGCGATCCCGGCTCTGTCATTCAGCTCCACGAAAACATCCGTTTTTCTTGTGTAAACCACCTTCACATCCTTCAGGTGTTGTTCGATGAGTTTACCGAGTTTCAGGGCAATGGCGAGAGAAACCTCCTTCTCCTTATAGGCTGAACCGTGGCAACCGGGATCCTTTCCGCCATGCCCCGCGTCAATGCAAACCGTTCGTATGCCATATAACGGCGCTGGCGTGATTTTTGGTGAAAAGGATGCTCCCGAAAGGCCGCTTATAATTACGGCAATCAGGGCTACCCTAAGATACAATGCCCGGAACATTCCGACGTTATACGGAGCCCGGACCCGTAGGATATAATTTCGTAGTTTTGAACCCTCCCGGAAACTCATAAGTTACACAAAATTAGGTGGTTTCGAAGGCATATACAGTAATCAGGTGTGCAGTTATCCTCATCCTCCTGTTAATTACAGGCATGCTGTCACATGCATCAAAGGCTGTACCAAAACAAACTCAGGATTCTACAAAAACAGCTGAAAAAGAGCTACTTAAGGATAAAATAAACTATCATTCAAGAGATAGCATCGAAGTAGATCTGGAGCACAAGATCATCCATCTTTACGGGAAGGCGGAGGTAAGCTATGAAGATATTGTGTTGAAGGCTGGATACATCCGCATAGACCTGGGAAGCAACGTGATG harbors:
- a CDS encoding phosphoheptose isomerase, producing the protein MKLFEKFENGKKISPTLPAHVKNFLIDIDGTVGDDIPNEEPWRMGEAAHYPDALEQCNRWHEEGHIITFFTSRTEEHREVTERWLNKCGFKFHGLLMGKPRGGNYHWIDNHIVRATRFTGKFTGLVEKEVTIQVFENKE
- a CDS encoding PorT family protein; translation: MQRLSGIFLLLVLSLSLVAQKQRVKNLHDYDDERLHFGFSLAVNQAWFDVTMVKDWQLRDTLLSVSPGKVWGFNLTIISDLRIHQFATLRFIPTLSFQDRNLFFTIEVDQNGSPVVTEFKKNIESTRIEFPLNLKIRSSRLNNISAYIVGGGKYGFDLASQEDVKNSTNPKDVIIKLRRHDWALEAGFGIDYYFPYFKFSTEIKGAWGLRDLLVHEGDAFSSAIEKLNSRLLLLSLHFEG
- a CDS encoding ABC transporter ATPase; amino-acid sequence: MSLQSLPAHARIWIYQSPRPLTDGEIRFINEVSLPFLKEWTSHKMSMDAALEVRHERFVILAVDEQTAPASGCGIDDSIRFIKAVSDKMGLDLLDRSLVYFRKGDAIASVSLSDLGNGEVKPDTIVFNNLIERLGAIHNAWEVKAKDCWVGNFIS
- a CDS encoding FAD-binding protein, giving the protein MLTLDLRVLPGEHENEELLLRLACAAAGVKSTGYRIRVIKRSLDARSRTPRYQIRVEIYSPGEPLPVSIFLPLQDVHGKEPVIIIGSGPAGLFAALTLARNGRKPVILERGKTVRDRRRSLVEITRNHTVDPDSNYCFGEGGAGTYSDGKLYTRSVKRGSVQNILEDLVHFGANGNILSDAHPHIGTDKLPEIIENIRVGLTTAGAEYHFGTRVNDFLLRDGKIRGVRCLNGKEFTASEVILATGHSARDIFELVHEKGLTVEAKPFALGVRVEHPQEMIDQMQYHCDTRGPYLPPASYSLVAQSEHRGVFSFCMCPGGIIAPCATSPGEIVTNGWSPSGRNNPFANSGIVVEIREQDFGKAHPLAAMIFQKNIEQKAWDAGGRSQAAPAQKLMDFLSGKISASLPKTSYTPGVNSTDLAAILPPFVTKALRNGFREFGKKWKGYLTNEAVLHAVESRTSSPVRIPRNPDTLQHPQAEGLYPCGEGAGYAGGIISAAMDGVRVAGCILRK
- a CDS encoding DUF2238 domain-containing protein, with the protein product MLLSAGAFLAIWISTLAGTSDYANWILENTLVILFAGFLILTYRRYQFSDLSYLLFCIYLAGHVYGSKYTYAENPLGYWLKDQMGLERNHYDRIIHFSFGFLLAYPLRELFLTWLKFPSWVAWTLPIEITLSVSGIYELIEWAVADVFFPEQGMAYLGTQGDIWDAQKDMALATGGALLATTIVSLMKRFFWNTQSKGKG
- a CDS encoding (Fe-S)-binding protein, coding for MGITNAVFIILFLGAVILFWRNAGKIARNIRLGKPADRSDRMGARWNLMFLVAMGQKKMFSRPLPALLHFFVYAGFILINVEVVEMIVDGATGSHRFLSVLGGMYPFMLSFFEILAGLVTLGCILFLVRRNLGRIHRFTMKELDGWPRTDANLILCTEIVLMTAYYFMNAADRSLYLMGNPHYSVDTGNLPLSGLLAPLLSGFSEQSLIIVERSGWWIHMVGILFFLNYIVISKHLHIVISFPNVFYSSLHPKGKFTNPVNVTNEVRAILDPSFTPPPADPQAAGRFGAKDVMDLSWKQLMDAYSCTECGRCTSACPANLTGKMLSPRKIMMSTRDRLEEVGKNVDKNGKFTDDGKSLLHDYITPEELWACTSCNACTQECPVTIDPLGIIVEMRRFLVMEQSAAPQELNMMFTNIENNGAPWQFAQADRGNWKNTE
- a CDS encoding winged helix-turn-helix transcriptional regulator gives rise to the protein MGTSKADEFTVRDNRIARYAKALAHPARVAILQLLIKKQHCVCGDIVDELPLSQSTVSQHLKELKEAGLIKGDIEGVKVCYCIDGTEWEAAGKHLQGFFEAGVSKDKCCS
- a CDS encoding aquaporin, whose product is MVLTQDIRAALAEFIGTFGLVFCGTGAIVINEQTGGAIGHIGIAVTFGLIVLAMIYAFGEISGAHLNPAVTIAFSLAGLFRPGQVLSYILSQTAGALSASAVLSLLFPATDNLGATLPAGTDMQSFILEFILTYFLMIVILNVSQGSKETGVLAGIAIGAMVGLEAMFAGPICGASMNPVRSLAPALISGNISSLWIYLIAPVAGAAGATYTWKWMRRKS
- a CDS encoding (Fe-S)-binding protein, whose product is MNVRTYAEFVASGETPEILFWVGCSGSFDERAKKITRAIARILEHCQIKFAILGSEEGCTGDPAKRAGNEFLFQMQAMANIQTMNAYGVKKIVTGCPHCFNTLKNEYPELGGVYEVLHHTQLVQQLLDDGRLKAEGGAFKGKKIVYHDPCYLGRANEVYEAPREVLKRLDADLEEMKRSKEKGFCCGAGGAQMFKEAEKGSKEVNIERSEEALSHQPDVIAVGCPFCMTMITDGVKHFNKEGTTRVLDIAEIISPDHPA
- a CDS encoding arsenite methyltransferase, whose protein sequence is METNDQIKQMVKEKYSRIALQDKETNSSSCCGATACCDSVYNIMADDYEKLKGYNPEADLGLGCGLPTQFAQIKHGDVVIDLGSGAGNDCFVARHECGAEGNVIGIDFTEAMIGKARMNAEKLGFHNVEFRQGDIEKMPVTSGVADVVISNCVLNLVPEKRKVFNEIFRVLKPGGHFSISDVVLVGELPEALKNEAEMYAGCVAGAIQKPDYLRMISEAGFTSVSLQKEKAIDIPENILRQYLNERGMEEWRSSGLGIFSITVFGKKESCCKPGGECC
- a CDS encoding N-acetylmuramoyl-L-alanine amidase → MFRALYLRVALIAVIISGLSGASFSPKITPAPLYGIRTVCIDAGHGGKDPGCHGSAYKEKEVSLAIALKLGKLIEQHLKDVKVVYTRKTDVFVELNDRAGIANKAKADLFICIHCNSACVRDKKTKKDICKQEVHGAETYVMGLHKTNANLDVAKRENAAILLEDDYKKKYDGFDPDSDEGYILMNLTQNAYLENSLSFAAKAQKQFKTLAGRHDKGVKQAGFLVLWKTAMPSVLIESGYLTNGVEHDFLGSEEGQTYMATSIFRALREYKDEIEGRQVTYNDEPEKMKAYIPVIKPDVKPDSVLKNPPVDTLVVKKDTVRPVEPAPQVKPNVIFKVQFHTSATKLPDDAPKLKGVKEWSGVEEKGIWKYMSGEFIKPEDAVKRQKELKDLGFKDAFLVAYKDGMKIPYGEAVKLIKD
- a CDS encoding MCE family protein; translation: MKISKELKTGILVTITIGLGIWGFNLLKGRNLFSNEIELYSVYSNVNGLMGSNPVLLNGYQIGMVRDVYLHPDHSGKLVVKFVITETDFPIQDSASAEIISSDILGSKAINIVMRKGARNVVNGDTLAGTIEKGLGEQVNEQILPLKKKAEGLISSIDSIMLIVQAILNQDARASLTSSFESIKKALATFEKTAIKIDDMVESERSKLSMILSKVENITSTISKNDDQITKAMNNLSNISDSIAKSNLIGTINNTNKTLEETSKLLEKVNKGEGSLGMLLHDKKLYNDLDSASVSLNRLLEDMQKHPGDYFSVFGKKRKAKKKKN